A window of Flavobacterium flavigenum contains these coding sequences:
- a CDS encoding RagB/SusD family nutrient uptake outer membrane protein codes for MKAIYIITFYIIRLWMLSFLFVSCDSFVEVPLPNSQLTKETVFEDYATANAALTDIYAKIRDRGILTGNNTGLSNQLGNYSDEITAYGTPSNASFNFYNNVLLPTNTLIATYWNTSYNHIYAAYSIIEAIEKNENISEEHKKQLQGESLFIRALLHFYLANLYGDVPYITTTDYRTNSKVTRMPVSEVYKKIIADLEHAIGLLKIQYNPADRSIPNRYAAKALLARVYLYNQLYAEAANEASAVLNETALFVLTPKLSDVFLINSKETIWQLQSATAGQNTKEGSLFIFTAGPPQLVALNSNLINSFDPADGRKLNWIKMVTKGSSNWYHAYKYKEQTVTTASKEYSIVFRLAEQYLIRAEARAKQGDLIGAKEDLNAVRKRAGLPETIAVSKEETLTAILQERRWEFFTEHGHRFFDLKRSNQLDAVLSVLKPGWNSTDALFPIPQTELIANPFLGIQNPGY; via the coding sequence ATGAAAGCTATTTACATTATTACCTTCTATATCATACGCTTATGGATGCTCTCTTTTTTGTTTGTTTCCTGCGATTCGTTTGTCGAGGTGCCACTACCCAATTCCCAACTGACAAAAGAAACCGTTTTTGAAGATTATGCTACTGCGAATGCCGCCTTAACGGATATCTACGCAAAAATAAGAGACAGAGGAATACTTACAGGAAATAATACCGGTCTTTCGAACCAACTAGGCAATTACAGCGATGAAATTACTGCTTACGGTACTCCTTCAAATGCCAGTTTTAATTTTTATAATAATGTACTTCTGCCTACTAATACTCTTATTGCTACCTACTGGAATACGAGTTATAATCATATTTACGCTGCCTATTCTATTATTGAAGCGATAGAAAAAAACGAGAATATTAGTGAGGAGCACAAAAAACAACTACAAGGTGAGTCACTATTTATCCGCGCTTTGCTTCATTTTTATCTTGCTAACCTTTATGGTGATGTGCCTTATATTACCACTACGGATTACAGAACCAACAGCAAAGTAACCCGCATGCCTGTTAGTGAGGTGTATAAAAAAATAATTGCAGATCTGGAACATGCTATCGGCTTACTAAAGATACAATACAATCCGGCAGACAGAAGTATCCCGAACCGATATGCAGCGAAAGCCTTACTTGCGAGAGTTTATCTCTATAACCAATTGTATGCTGAGGCTGCCAATGAAGCTTCTGCCGTTCTTAATGAGACTGCCTTATTCGTGCTGACCCCAAAACTGAGTGACGTTTTTTTAATCAACTCTAAAGAAACCATCTGGCAATTGCAGTCGGCCACAGCCGGACAAAATACGAAAGAAGGTTCCTTATTTATTTTTACTGCCGGACCACCGCAACTTGTAGCCCTGAATAGCAATCTAATCAATTCTTTTGATCCTGCAGACGGGCGTAAACTCAACTGGATCAAAATGGTAACCAAAGGTTCCTCTAATTGGTATCATGCTTATAAATACAAAGAGCAAACCGTTACCACTGCCTCTAAAGAATATTCTATTGTTTTTCGACTTGCTGAACAGTATCTTATTCGTGCTGAAGCGAGAGCAAAACAGGGTGATTTAATAGGTGCCAAAGAAGACCTGAACGCTGTGAGAAAACGCGCAGGATTACCAGAAACAATTGCTGTAAGCAAAGAGGAAACCCTGACCGCTATCCTACAGGAAAGAAGATGGGAGTTTTTTACGGAACACGGTCATCGTTTTTTTGACCTTAAACGATCTAATCAACTGGATGCTGTATTGTCGGTCTTGAAACCAGGGTGGAATTCTACTGATGCCTTATTTCCTATTCCGCAAACTGAATTAATTGCTAATCCTTTTTTGGGTATTCAAAATCCGGGTTATTAA